AGGGGCGATATGTCAGGGCTCAGTCCGCCGGATGTTGCGGGGAATGGCGATCAGGTTGATGGCGATTCCGGCCAAGGCCATGGCAGCCGTTACGTAAAAGGCGTATTGATAACTGCCGAAATGATCTTTGATCAGGCCGGACGTCAATCCGCCAGCGAGAGCACCGGCTCCGTAAGCGGTGAATACGAATCCGTAGTTTTTGCAATAGTGCAGGGCGCCGAACAGATTGACCGTCGACACGGGGGCGATGGCCAACCAGCCGCCGAGGGCCAGCCAGAGCAGGGAAAAAGCCACGAAGTAAATGCCCGCGTCCCCGGACCCGGCCACCAGCAGACATATCGAAGCCGCGGTGATGAGGATGTACGACATGCCTATGGCGGCACGGGTGCCGAATCTGTCGGTCAGGGATCCGAACAGGGGGCGACCCAGGGCATTGAATACGGCAAAGGCCGATACCGCAAAGGCGGCTGTTTCCGGTTTCAGGCGGATGATTTCCTGAGCTACGGGACTGGTGACCGAGATGGCCATAAGACCGGCGAAGGTGCCGATGGCGTAGCAGATCCAGAGTCCGTAAAAGGATCGGGTTTTAAGCATGTCCATGGTATCCGTGTCCGCCATGGCAGCGGCCTGGGACTCCGCGGATTGCCCGACGGGCGGTTTGTCCGGAAACCGCAGGAAAAAAGCCAGCACGGTGATACATAAAAAGAAGACCACGCCGAAGATGCGAAAGGTTGGCAAAACGCCATAGCTTTCGATGAGACGCACGGCGACGGGGGCCGTAAGAAACGGCGATAGCCCGAATCCGGCCAAGGTCAGGCCAACGGCCAGGCCTTTTTTGCGTGGAAACCACCGGGCCGCCACCGCCAGGGGAGCCCCGTAGATCAGGCCGACCCCGATCCCTCCGAACACCCCGTAGGTGAGCGACAGGGTTGTGATCCCCGTCGCCGATCCCGAGACGAACCATGCCGCGGAAAGGATGGCCCCTCCGATCAATGTGGTTCGCCCCGGTCCCAGTCTTTCGATAAGACCGCCGGCAAAGGGCATGGCCAAGGCATAGAAACAGAGAAACAGCATGTAGGGCCAGCCGCTCTGGGTGGCACCGATACCGAAAAGGTCCTCCAGGGGTTTCCTGAAAACGCTCCATGAATAGATGGTCCCCATGCATACAAAAATCGCCATGCCGGCGATGATATAGACATACGGAGCATACTTTTTACTGATGGGCATTATTTTTCCTTCCGTGATCTGAGAGCTTGCCGCAAAACTCCTCCATGGATATTGCAGAGCCGCGGGCCTCAGGGACTTGTCCGGCTTGTTTCATAAACGGAGAGGTGTCGCGAGTCTCCCACAGACGGGTGCAATCCGCCATGCAGGGGTGGCTAGCGGCGTTCCTGGAGTTTGCGGTCCTTCGCTTCAACCTCGGTGGCCATCTGCTGCCGGTAGGCCAGAAGTTTGCCGGACAATTCCGCATCGCCGAGGGCAAGGATCTGAGCCGCGAGCAGGGCGGCGTTTTTGGCGCCGGCTTTGCCGATGGCGGTGGTGGCCACGGGGATGCCTCCGGGCATCTGGACGATGGCGTACAGAGCGTCCACGCCGTTGAGAGGGCCACCACCCATGGGTACGCCGATGACCGGCAGAATGGTGCCCGCTGCAACCACGCCCGGCAGGTGGGCGGCGAGACCGGCCGCAGCGATAATGACCTGAATGCCTCGGTCGGCGGCGCCTTCGACCAGAGCGGCGGTTTTTTGCGGCGTGCGATGAGCCGAGGCGATGCGCATTTCGTAGGGGATAGCGAATTGTTCGAGGATTTTGGCGGTTTCTTCCATTACCGGGCAGTCGGAATCGCTGCCCATGACGATCAACACCTTGGGGTTCATGGATACTCCTGTATGTTTGTGTCAGGAATCTGGCTGGTTATTTGGCTCAGGTTTAACTTTAACCCAGTCGGAAGGCTATCGGATTTATAAAATCCGGATCGAATCGGTATTGGAGCTAGGTGCATAACCACAAACGCCAGATAGCCGTGCGCGTGAAAGCCATGCCGCCCCGGAAGGAGCGGCATGGCCCGATCGAAGGTTTTCGATTTTTGCGGATTAATCCGCCAGTTTTTGATAAAGGGCGAAACGGCGACGGGCCCAGGCGTCGGCCCGCTCGATAAGCTCGCCGGCCGCATCGGGATTGACCTTTTTCAGCGCCCGGAAGCGGTTCTGGGTGTCGGCAAACTCCCCGAAGGAGAGGGTCGGTGCCTTGCTGTCGAGTTGCAGCGGGTTCAGGTCCTTAGCGGCCCGCTCCGGGTTGTAGCGGTACAGGGGCCAGTGGCCGCAGGATACCGCTTTTTTCTGGGTGTCGATCCCTTTAGTCATATCGATGCCATGGGCGATGCAGTGGGCATAGGCAATGATGATGGACGGTCCGTCAAACGCTTCCGCCTCCATGAAGGCCTTGATGGCCTGGGCCGGATTGGACAGGGAGACGCTGGCCACGTAGGCGGTGCCGTAAGACATGGCCATCATGCCGAGGTCTTTTTTGGGCATGTTTTTGCCGCCTGCGGCAAACTGGGCCACGGCGCCAAGGGGAGTCGACTTGGAAGCCTGACCGCCGGTGTTGGAGTAGACTTCCGTGTCGAGTACCAGCAGGTTGACGTTCTTGTCCGTGGCGATAACATGATCCAGGCCGCCGTAGCCGATGTCGTAGGCCCAGCCGTCGCCGCCGACACACCATACCGATTTTTTCACCAGGTAATCGGCAAGGGTGGCGAGACGCTTGGAGGCCGGATCGTCGCAGTTGGCCAGCACCTGTTTGAGTTGCGCGACCCGGGCACGTTGCTCCTCGATAGCGACCTGGGTGGATTGGTCGGCATCTCGGATGGCCAGCAAAAGGTCCTTGTCGGCCGGGCAGCCGGCACAGTTGCAATCGATAATCTGGGCCAGCAGTTCGCCGGCGGCTTCGCTGAATTTATCCACCGCCAGGCGCATACCGAAACCGAATTCCGCCGTGTCCTCGAACAGGGAGTTGGACCAGGCCGGGCCCCGTCCGTCATCGCGGGTGGCCCAGGGAGTGGTCGGCAGATTGCCGCCGTAAATGGAGGTGCAGCCGGTGGCATTGGCGATCAGCGCACGGTCGCCGAACAACTGGGACATAAGTTTGAGATAAGGTGTTTCGCCGCAGCCCGAGCAGGCGCCGGAGAATTCGAACAACGGTTTCAGCAACTGGCTGCCCTTCAGGGTGTCGCGCTTGACCTTGGCCGGATCGGTTTCGGGCAGGGCCATGAAGAAATCCCAGTTGACAGCTTCCTGCTCACGCAGGGGCACCTTGAATTGCATGTTCAGGGCTTTGCGGGAAGCATCCTGGCGGTCTTTGACCGGGCACACTTCGACGCAGATACCGCAACCGACGCAATCCTCGGGAGCCACCTGCAGGGTGAATTTATTCCCCTCGAATTCCGCGCCGCGAGCATCGACAGTGCGGAAGGTCTGCGGTGCCTGCTCCAGGTAGGAGGCATCATAGATTTTCATGCGCAGGGTTGCATGGGGGCAGACGAAGGAGCACAGACCGCATTGGACGCAAAGGTGCTCGTCCCACACCGGAATTTCCAGGGCGATGTTGCGCTTTTCGTAACGGGAGGTGGCGGTGGGGAAGGTGCCGTCCGCCGGCATGCTCGATACCGGCAGACTGTCGCCCTGGCCGGCGATGATGGTGGCGACCACATCCTGCACGAAGGCCGGGGCCCCGGGAGTCACCAGCGGCGGTTTGCAAAGAGCGCTGTCGGCCGTTGCCGGGATGGTCACCTCGGCGATGTCGTTCAGGGCGGCATCGGCGGCACGGCAGTTCATATCCACCACTTTTTCCCCGGCTTTGCCGTAGGTTTTGCGGATCGCATCCTTGATGGCGTCCAGGGCCGTATCCATGGGCAGGATGCCGGTAATCTTGAAGAACGCGGTCTGCATGATGACGTTGATACGCCCGCCCAGACCGATCTTTTCTGCGATGTCCACGGCGTTGATGACGAACAGCCGCAGGTTTTTGTCGATAATCTGTTGCTGCACCTCGCGGGGGATCTGCTCCCAGACCGTATCCTTGTCGAACAGGGAGTTCAGCAGGAACATCGCGCCGGGCTTGGCCTTGGAGAGCATGTCGCACTTCTCCAGGAAGGTGAAGTTGTGGCAGGCGACGAAGTCGGCGTTGCTGACCAGGTACGGCGAACGCAGCGGGGTCTTGCCGAAGCGCAGATGCGAAGTCGTGATCGTGCCGGCTTTTTTGGAGTCGTAGACGAAGTAGGCCTGCACATGGTTGTCCGTCAGGTCGCCGATGATCTTGATGGAGTTCTTGTTGGCGCCGACGGTGCCGTCGGAGGCGAGACCGTAGAACATGGCCGAGTAAATCCCCGAAGCGTCGTTGCTGTAGGAGGCATCGACGGGGAGACTGGTGCCGCAGACATCGTCCTCGATGCCGACGACGAAATGGTTTTTCGGTTCGGCAAGATCCAGGTTGTCGTAAACCGCCTTGACCATGGCGGGGGTGAATTCCTTGGATCCGAGACCGTAACGTCCGCCGACGACGGTCGGTACGGATGCCGTGGCGGCTGCTTCGGCGATGGCGCCGCGCACGTCGAGGTACAGCGGTTCGCCGAGGGAGCCGGGCTCTTTGGTGCGGTCCAGTACCGCGATTTTGCGCACCGAGGCGGGCAGGGCTGCAAGGAAGGCCTCCGCGGGGAAGGGGCGGTAGAGGCGGATCTTGAGCATGCCGACCTTTTCGCCGGCGGCGTTCATGGCTTCGACGGTTTCGTGCACCGTATCGGCGCCGGAGCCCATCAGGACGATGACCTTTTCGGCATCCGGAGCACCGACGTAATCGACCAGGCGGTACTGGCGCCCGGTAAGCCCGGCGAGTTTATCCATTTCTTCCTGGACGATGCCGGGAGTGGCCCGGTAGAAGCGATTGACGGTTTCCCGTCCCTGGAAATAGACATCCGGATTTTGCGAGGTCCCGCGAAGCACCGGATGGTCCGGCGACAGGGCCCGGGCCCGGTGGTCGGCGATCAGGTCCTCGTCGAGCATGGCATGCATGTCGTCGAAGGTGAGCTCTTCGATTTTCTGGATTTCGTGGGAGGTGCGGAATCCATCGAAAAAGTGCAGGAAGGGAACACGTGAACGCAGGGTGGCGGCCTGCGCAATGAGAGCGAAGTCCATAACCTCCTGGGGGTTGTTGGAGGAGAGCATGGCGAATCCGGTGGAACGGCAGGCCATGACGTCGGAATGATCGCCAAAGATCGACAGGGCCTGGGCGGCGATGGCCCGTGCCGAGACATGGAATACCGTCGGGGTCAGTTCGCCGGCGATTTTAAACATGTTGGGGATCATCAATAGCAAACCCTGGCTGGCCGTGAAGGTCGTGGTCAGGGCGCCGGCCTGCAGGGCGCCGTGGACGGCCCCGGCCGCTCCGGCCTCCGATTGCATTTCCGTAACCAGGGGTACCGTCCCCCAGATATTTTTTTCGCCCTGGGCACTTTTGATATCCGATATTTCCCCCATGTTGGAA
This DNA window, taken from Syntrophotalea carbinolica DSM 2380, encodes the following:
- a CDS encoding L-lactate MFS transporter; this encodes MPISKKYAPYVYIIAGMAIFVCMGTIYSWSVFRKPLEDLFGIGATQSGWPYMLFLCFYALAMPFAGGLIERLGPGRTTLIGGAILSAAWFVSGSATGITTLSLTYGVFGGIGVGLIYGAPLAVAARWFPRKKGLAVGLTLAGFGLSPFLTAPVAVRLIESYGVLPTFRIFGVVFFLCITVLAFFLRFPDKPPVGQSAESQAAAMADTDTMDMLKTRSFYGLWICYAIGTFAGLMAISVTSPVAQEIIRLKPETAAFAVSAFAVFNALGRPLFGSLTDRFGTRAAIGMSYILITAASICLLVAGSGDAGIYFVAFSLLWLALGGWLAIAPVSTVNLFGALHYCKNYGFVFTAYGAGALAGGLTSGLIKDHFGSYQYAFYVTAAMALAGIAINLIAIPRNIRRTEP
- the purE gene encoding 5-(carboxyamino)imidazole ribonucleotide mutase gives rise to the protein MNPKVLIVMGSDSDCPVMEETAKILEQFAIPYEMRIASAHRTPQKTAALVEGAADRGIQVIIAAAGLAAHLPGVVAAGTILPVIGVPMGGGPLNGVDALYAIVQMPGGIPVATTAIGKAGAKNAALLAAQILALGDAELSGKLLAYRQQMATEVEAKDRKLQERR
- the nifJ gene encoding pyruvate:ferredoxin (flavodoxin) oxidoreductase; the protein is MTRQKVSIDGNTAAAHVAHATNEVIAIYPITPSSNMGEISDIKSAQGEKNIWGTVPLVTEMQSEAGAAGAVHGALQAGALTTTFTASQGLLLMIPNMFKIAGELTPTVFHVSARAIAAQALSIFGDHSDVMACRSTGFAMLSSNNPQEVMDFALIAQAATLRSRVPFLHFFDGFRTSHEIQKIEELTFDDMHAMLDEDLIADHRARALSPDHPVLRGTSQNPDVYFQGRETVNRFYRATPGIVQEEMDKLAGLTGRQYRLVDYVGAPDAEKVIVLMGSGADTVHETVEAMNAAGEKVGMLKIRLYRPFPAEAFLAALPASVRKIAVLDRTKEPGSLGEPLYLDVRGAIAEAAATASVPTVVGGRYGLGSKEFTPAMVKAVYDNLDLAEPKNHFVVGIEDDVCGTSLPVDASYSNDASGIYSAMFYGLASDGTVGANKNSIKIIGDLTDNHVQAYFVYDSKKAGTITTSHLRFGKTPLRSPYLVSNADFVACHNFTFLEKCDMLSKAKPGAMFLLNSLFDKDTVWEQIPREVQQQIIDKNLRLFVINAVDIAEKIGLGGRINVIMQTAFFKITGILPMDTALDAIKDAIRKTYGKAGEKVVDMNCRAADAALNDIAEVTIPATADSALCKPPLVTPGAPAFVQDVVATIIAGQGDSLPVSSMPADGTFPTATSRYEKRNIALEIPVWDEHLCVQCGLCSFVCPHATLRMKIYDASYLEQAPQTFRTVDARGAEFEGNKFTLQVAPEDCVGCGICVEVCPVKDRQDASRKALNMQFKVPLREQEAVNWDFFMALPETDPAKVKRDTLKGSQLLKPLFEFSGACSGCGETPYLKLMSQLFGDRALIANATGCTSIYGGNLPTTPWATRDDGRGPAWSNSLFEDTAEFGFGMRLAVDKFSEAAGELLAQIIDCNCAGCPADKDLLLAIRDADQSTQVAIEEQRARVAQLKQVLANCDDPASKRLATLADYLVKKSVWCVGGDGWAYDIGYGGLDHVIATDKNVNLLVLDTEVYSNTGGQASKSTPLGAVAQFAAGGKNMPKKDLGMMAMSYGTAYVASVSLSNPAQAIKAFMEAEAFDGPSIIIAYAHCIAHGIDMTKGIDTQKKAVSCGHWPLYRYNPERAAKDLNPLQLDSKAPTLSFGEFADTQNRFRALKKVNPDAAGELIERADAWARRRFALYQKLAD